One window from the genome of Moraxella nasibovis encodes:
- a CDS encoding IMPACT family protein has product MTYHTVSAPCQAVYEIKKSEFLAFAYPIAQKDEVLFHVEQLRQTYPDARHHCYGYIIGDPSNTTAAGFDDDGEPNGTAGRPILNVLQHKGIGNVLVVVVRYFGGIKLGAGGLTRAYATATQMVVDEMRLVPFVPKSELKVLTTFAHEAQLRYLVGQVGGDIVSADYTQAVVMSVQMDSEKVAEFVASLGIYGEVLDY; this is encoded by the coding sequence ATGACTTATCATACGGTGTCCGCCCCTTGCCAAGCGGTTTATGAAATCAAAAAAAGCGAGTTTTTGGCATTTGCTTATCCAATCGCCCAAAAAGATGAAGTATTGTTTCATGTGGAACAATTACGCCAAACTTATCCAGACGCTCGCCATCATTGCTATGGCTACATCATCGGCGACCCCAGCAACACGACAGCGGCAGGTTTTGATGATGATGGTGAGCCGAACGGCACGGCAGGGCGACCGATTTTAAATGTCTTACAGCATAAGGGTATTGGTAATGTGCTGGTTGTGGTGGTGCGATATTTTGGCGGTATCAAGCTCGGTGCAGGCGGGCTGACTCGGGCTTATGCCACCGCCACGCAGATGGTGGTAGATGAGATGAGGCTTGTGCCTTTTGTGCCAAAATCTGAATTAAAAGTACTGACGACTTTTGCTCATGAAGCCCAACTGCGCTATCTGGTGGGGCAGGTAGGTGGCGACATCGTCTCGGCGGATTATACGCAGGCGGTGGTCATGAGTGTGCAGATGGACAGCGAAAAAGTCGCAGAATTTGTGGCAAGTTTGG